A genomic segment from Dietzia psychralcaliphila encodes:
- a CDS encoding acyl-CoA dehydrogenase family protein: protein MDFHIDDTTRELSTLVRTMGEQLVTDDSLRELDARFGPGTEADGGRDHSTARFHARYWDELVRAGVPAALAPESLGGADLGVVGEALVLRELGRVLAPVPLSPAIRAAHLLDLVGGCDPDLAEGIATGRVIAAVADPDSPEVDWAPIAHAYLRPTPEGLIMPAEFDVERTIPVDFSCAGLVTCATVRAERLAEGAAEVDALRRRVHLAAYQWGVIEAALERTAAYASTRHQFGRPIGSFQAVAARLADGSIDVDAVRLSTLRAAFELDACNGEPGAPAHAAVASAHFWACDAGHRLAHTAVHVHGGVGLDRSEPAHRYFLAAKAGEFRLGGATRQLIDLGAVLAENGDPWEYSA from the coding sequence ATGGATTTCCACATCGACGACACCACCCGTGAGCTCTCCACGCTCGTCCGCACCATGGGCGAGCAACTGGTCACCGACGACTCCCTGCGCGAGCTCGACGCCCGCTTCGGCCCCGGGACCGAGGCCGACGGCGGACGAGACCACTCCACCGCCCGGTTCCACGCCCGGTACTGGGACGAGCTGGTCCGCGCGGGCGTGCCCGCCGCCCTCGCCCCGGAGTCGCTCGGCGGCGCCGACCTGGGCGTGGTGGGCGAAGCCCTGGTCCTGCGCGAGCTCGGCCGGGTCCTGGCGCCGGTTCCGCTCTCCCCCGCGATCCGCGCGGCTCACCTGCTCGACCTGGTGGGAGGGTGCGATCCGGACCTCGCCGAGGGCATCGCCACAGGACGCGTCATCGCGGCGGTCGCCGACCCCGACTCCCCCGAGGTCGACTGGGCCCCCATCGCCCACGCCTACCTGCGGCCCACGCCGGAGGGTCTGATCATGCCGGCCGAGTTCGATGTCGAGCGCACCATCCCGGTGGACTTCTCGTGCGCGGGACTCGTCACCTGCGCGACGGTCCGCGCCGAGCGTCTCGCCGAGGGGGCCGCGGAGGTCGACGCCCTGCGCCGCCGCGTCCACCTGGCGGCCTACCAGTGGGGCGTGATCGAGGCCGCGCTGGAGCGCACCGCCGCGTACGCGAGCACCCGCCACCAGTTCGGTCGGCCCATCGGGTCCTTCCAGGCCGTCGCCGCGAGACTGGCCGACGGCTCGATCGACGTCGACGCCGTCCGGCTGAGCACCCTGCGCGCGGCCTTCGAGCTCGACGCCTGTAATGGGGAGCCCGGCGCCCCCGCCCACGCCGCGGTGGCCTCAGCCCACTTCTGGGCCTGCGACGCCGGGCACCGCCTCGCCCACACCGCGGTCCACGTCCACGGCGGCGTGGGGCTGGACCGCTCCGAGCCCGCCCACCGCTACTTCCTCGCGGCCAAGGCCGGGGAGTTCCGCCTGGGCGGGGCCACCCGGCAGCTGATCGACCTCGGTGCGGTACTGGCCGAGAACGGGGACCCCTGGGAGTACTCCGCGTGA
- a CDS encoding 3-oxoacyl-ACP reductase, with protein sequence MTPGQGRKDLGADLSLDGRVAVVTGSGSGLGAAEAVELARSGAAAVVINDIRSGEATDAVIGDIEAAGAKAALVVGDVSERETADAMVAEAVRLGGLHVVVNNAGITRDKMLFNMEDDDFDAVIRVHLRGHFLLTRNAAAHWRGESKKSDSPVYGRLINTSSEAGLFGPPGQANYGAAKAAITALTLSASRVLSRIGCTANAIAPRGRTGMTEGVFEDWDESKGPDPLSPDRVADLVSYLASPAAAGVSGQLFVVYGGMVALVDAPVVEKRFDAEGGVWDRREFADAVSGHWSGRPEGKSFSASEIMTL encoded by the coding sequence GTGACGCCCGGGCAGGGCCGGAAGGACCTCGGGGCGGATCTCTCGCTCGACGGCCGGGTGGCGGTCGTCACCGGGTCCGGCTCCGGGCTGGGCGCCGCGGAAGCCGTGGAGTTGGCGCGCTCGGGTGCGGCCGCGGTCGTCATCAACGACATCCGGTCCGGCGAGGCCACGGACGCCGTGATCGGCGACATCGAGGCGGCGGGCGCCAAGGCCGCCCTGGTGGTCGGGGACGTCTCCGAACGGGAGACCGCCGACGCGATGGTGGCCGAGGCCGTGCGACTCGGCGGCCTGCACGTGGTGGTCAACAACGCCGGCATCACCCGGGACAAGATGCTGTTCAACATGGAGGACGACGACTTCGACGCGGTGATCAGGGTGCACCTGCGCGGGCATTTCCTGCTCACCCGCAACGCCGCGGCCCACTGGCGGGGCGAGAGCAAGAAGTCCGACTCCCCGGTGTACGGGCGGCTGATCAACACCTCGTCCGAGGCGGGACTCTTCGGCCCGCCCGGGCAGGCGAACTACGGCGCGGCCAAGGCCGCCATCACCGCGCTCACCCTCTCGGCCTCACGTGTGCTCTCCCGGATCGGCTGTACGGCCAACGCCATCGCTCCCCGGGGACGCACGGGGATGACCGAGGGCGTCTTCGAGGACTGGGACGAGTCGAAGGGGCCCGACCCGCTGTCGCCGGACCGGGTGGCGGACCTGGTGTCGTACCTCGCGTCGCCCGCCGCGGCCGGTGTCAGCGGTCAGCTGTTCGTGGTATACGGCGGCATGGTGGCGTTGGTGGACGCCCCGGTGGTGGAGAAGCGGTTCGACGCCGAGGGCGGTGTGTGGGACCGCCGGGAGTTCGCCGACGCGGTCTCCGGCCACTGGTCAGGGCGGCCCGAGGGCAAGTCCTTCTCCGCCTCGGAGATCATGACCCTCTGA
- a CDS encoding MlaE family ABC transporter permease: MARVLDAPLKGVGDFVAMSLDTFVSFPSIVRQGREFVEQSWFIARVSMMATILVAIPFTVLVSFTLNILLREIGAADLSGAGAALGAVTQVGPMVTVLIVAGAGATAICADLGARTIREEIDAMEVLGIDPVKRLVVPRVAASTFVALLLNGLVCTIGILGGFLFSVLLQGVNPGAFVDGITLLTGLGELILAQIKAGMFGMLAGLVACYKGLYVRGGPKEVGSAVNETVVFAFMALFVVNTVLTAVGVKVLGA, translated from the coding sequence ATGGCGAGAGTTCTCGATGCGCCGCTCAAGGGAGTCGGCGATTTCGTCGCCATGAGCCTCGACACGTTCGTGTCCTTCCCGTCGATCGTGCGGCAGGGCCGGGAGTTCGTCGAACAGTCCTGGTTCATCGCCCGGGTCTCCATGATGGCCACCATCCTGGTGGCGATCCCGTTCACCGTCCTGGTGAGCTTCACGCTCAACATCCTGCTCCGCGAGATCGGTGCGGCCGATCTTTCGGGGGCGGGGGCCGCGCTCGGCGCCGTCACCCAGGTCGGTCCCATGGTCACGGTCCTCATCGTGGCGGGGGCCGGGGCCACCGCCATCTGCGCGGACCTCGGGGCCCGCACCATCCGCGAGGAGATCGACGCGATGGAGGTCCTCGGGATCGACCCGGTCAAGCGCCTGGTCGTCCCCCGGGTCGCCGCGTCCACCTTCGTGGCGCTGCTGCTCAATGGCCTGGTGTGCACGATCGGCATCCTCGGTGGTTTCCTCTTCTCGGTTCTCCTGCAGGGCGTCAACCCGGGCGCCTTTGTAGACGGGATCACCCTGCTCACGGGCCTGGGTGAGCTCATCCTGGCGCAGATCAAGGCCGGGATGTTCGGGATGCTCGCCGGCCTGGTGGCCTGCTACAAGGGCCTCTACGTCCGGGGCGGGCCGAAAGAGGTGGGCAGCGCTGTGAACGAGACCGTCGTCTTCGCCTTCATGGCCCTGTTCGTCGTCAACACCGTGCTCACGGCGGTCGGCGTC
- a CDS encoding acyl-CoA dehydrogenase family protein: MDITYTTDQQRLRGELREYFSALMTPERREAFTSTTGEYGHGNAYREIVAEMGRDGWLTIGWPEEFGGRNRPMVEQLIFTDEAAIAGVPVPFLTINSVAPTIMAFGSEEQKSYFLPRISRGELHFGIGYSEPESGTDLASLKTRAVREAGTGEHAGREVYRINGQKMWTSLVAYADWIWLAARTDPDAKRHKGISMIMVPTDAEGFSWTPVHTMAGPDTSATYYQDVVVPASNLVGPEHGGWPLMTNQLNHERVALTAAGPLQASLRQVLEWARTTRAADVGLPGGGDVIDNEWVRTHLARVHAMAEYLALRNWEIVSADSTTPTRIAASATKVYGTETACEAYRLLMEVLGSAGFQRSHSPTAVLHGRIEKLHRSALILTFGGGTNEVQRDIIAAAGLGLPPAPRIAPTPSSARKDS; encoded by the coding sequence ATGGACATCACCTACACCACAGACCAGCAACGGCTGCGCGGGGAGTTGCGCGAGTACTTCTCCGCCCTGATGACCCCCGAGCGCCGAGAGGCCTTCACCTCCACGACCGGCGAATACGGCCACGGCAACGCCTACCGTGAGATCGTCGCCGAGATGGGCCGCGACGGCTGGCTGACGATCGGATGGCCGGAGGAGTTCGGCGGTCGGAACCGCCCGATGGTGGAGCAGTTGATCTTCACCGACGAGGCCGCGATCGCCGGGGTCCCGGTGCCCTTCCTCACCATCAACTCGGTCGCGCCGACGATCATGGCCTTCGGGTCCGAGGAGCAGAAGAGCTACTTCCTGCCCCGGATCAGCCGCGGCGAGCTGCACTTCGGCATCGGCTACTCCGAGCCGGAATCGGGCACGGACCTCGCCTCCCTGAAGACCCGGGCCGTGCGCGAGGCCGGGACCGGGGAGCACGCGGGCCGGGAGGTGTACCGCATCAACGGGCAGAAGATGTGGACGTCCCTCGTGGCCTACGCGGACTGGATCTGGCTGGCCGCACGCACCGATCCGGACGCCAAGCGACACAAGGGCATCTCGATGATCATGGTGCCCACCGACGCCGAGGGGTTCTCGTGGACTCCCGTCCACACGATGGCGGGCCCGGACACCAGCGCCACCTACTACCAGGACGTGGTGGTGCCCGCCTCCAACCTGGTCGGGCCCGAACACGGCGGGTGGCCGCTCATGACCAACCAGCTCAACCACGAGCGGGTCGCCCTCACGGCCGCCGGTCCACTCCAGGCCTCGCTCCGGCAGGTCCTGGAGTGGGCGCGCACCACGCGTGCGGCCGACGTCGGCCTGCCCGGCGGCGGGGACGTGATCGACAACGAGTGGGTGCGCACCCACCTGGCCCGCGTCCACGCGATGGCCGAGTACCTGGCGCTGCGCAACTGGGAGATCGTCTCCGCCGACTCCACCACGCCCACCCGCATCGCCGCGTCGGCGACCAAGGTGTACGGCACCGAGACCGCGTGCGAGGCGTACCGGCTCCTCATGGAGGTGCTGGGCTCCGCCGGGTTCCAACGCTCCCACTCCCCCACCGCCGTCCTCCACGGGCGCATCGAGAAGCTGCATCGTTCGGCCCTCATCCTCACCTTCGGCGGAGGCACCAACGAGGTCCAGCGCGACATCATCGCCGCCGCCGGACTCGGGTTGCCACCGGCGCCGCGGATCGCCCCCACTCCGTCCTCTGCCCGGAAGGACAGCTGA
- a CDS encoding ferredoxin → MRIDVDPDRCEGQAVCVGLAPKVFELNDDDEVVRVIVDEVPEELQKRALKAVEKCPMAALKVAE, encoded by the coding sequence ATGAGGATTGACGTGGATCCCGACCGCTGCGAGGGGCAGGCCGTGTGTGTCGGGCTCGCCCCGAAGGTCTTCGAGTTGAACGACGACGACGAGGTGGTGCGGGTGATCGTCGACGAGGTCCCCGAGGAACTGCAGAAGCGCGCGCTCAAGGCTGTCGAGAAGTGCCCGATGGCGGCGCTCAAGGTCGCGGAGTGA